One region of Permianibacter fluminis genomic DNA includes:
- a CDS encoding sialidase/neuraminidase family protein — translation MSWLEKVDGAPASLWFASLQGKQWSAPTKISSGDNWFINWADFPSLVALSDGTLVAHWLQKSAPDSYAYDIRLVFSPDHGRHWSAPFSPHDDGTPTEHGFVTLLPQRDNTLSVVWLDGREARGDAETMQLRHASFDREGKKLTEQVIDSDTCTCCQTTATTLPDGIVVGYRDHAANEIRDIATLRWQRGSWSAPQIVHADNWEIPGCPVNGPALASFAQQLAVAWYTGGQNIPRVQVAFAGADGAFGAPLRVDTGRPLGRVALVMVSAHQAVVSWLERDGEQAALRLRRIDLEQQQLRAGPVHTLVHTGLGRSSGFPRLVIQGDNIIAAWTDTSEAKMPQVRSLAIPLAKL, via the coding sequence ATGAGCTGGCTGGAAAAAGTCGACGGTGCGCCAGCGTCATTGTGGTTTGCCAGTTTGCAGGGCAAACAATGGTCAGCGCCGACAAAGATTTCAAGCGGTGACAACTGGTTTATCAATTGGGCCGATTTTCCGTCGCTGGTAGCCTTGAGCGACGGCACGCTGGTGGCGCACTGGCTGCAGAAATCGGCGCCCGACAGCTACGCCTATGATATCCGTCTGGTCTTTTCTCCGGACCACGGTCGGCATTGGTCGGCACCGTTCTCACCGCATGATGACGGCACGCCAACCGAGCATGGCTTTGTCACCTTGCTGCCGCAACGTGACAACACGCTGTCGGTCGTGTGGCTGGATGGTCGCGAGGCTCGCGGTGATGCAGAAACGATGCAGTTGCGTCATGCGAGCTTTGATCGTGAAGGCAAAAAACTGACCGAGCAGGTCATCGACAGCGATACCTGCACTTGCTGTCAAACGACGGCGACGACGCTGCCGGACGGTATCGTCGTCGGTTATCGCGATCATGCCGCCAACGAGATTCGCGATATCGCCACACTGCGCTGGCAGCGCGGTAGCTGGAGCGCACCGCAAATCGTCCATGCCGACAATTGGGAAATCCCCGGTTGCCCGGTCAACGGCCCCGCGTTGGCCAGCTTTGCCCAGCAGCTGGCTGTTGCCTGGTATACCGGTGGCCAGAATATTCCGAGGGTTCAGGTCGCCTTTGCCGGTGCAGATGGCGCGTTTGGTGCGCCGTTGCGGGTCGATACCGGGCGCCCGTTGGGCCGTGTGGCGTTGGTCATGGTTTCGGCCCATCAAGCGGTTGTCAGTTGGCTGGAGCGGGACGGTGAGCAGGCCGCATTGCGGCTGCGCCGAATTGATTTGGAACAACAGCAATTGCGTGCCGGCCCGGTACACACCTTGGTGCATACCGGACTCGGACGCAGCAGCGGCTTTCCTCGGCTGGTCATTCAAGGCGACAACATCATTGCTGCCTGGACCGATACCAGCGAAGCGAAAATGCCGCAGGTACGCTCGTTGGCGATACCGCTGGCCAAGCTGTGA
- a CDS encoding DUF7661 family protein translates to MRFDIYGRFELDVRWEHGQWVAYRSAMGLRRKETAVNFPAGIEESELACFLDDVFHELAGPGQTIRMLK, encoded by the coding sequence ATGAGATTCGATATCTACGGTCGCTTTGAGCTGGATGTGCGCTGGGAACATGGCCAGTGGGTTGCCTATCGCAGTGCCATGGGGCTGCGCAGGAAAGAAACGGCAGTGAACTTCCCGGCTGGAATTGAGGAGTCGGAATTGGCATGCTTCCTCGATGATGTCTTTCATGAACTGGCGGGGCCCGGGCAAACGATTCGTATGCTCAAGTGA
- a CDS encoding GFA family protein, with the protein MPASTHYPLPGGCDCRRVRYQLQTAPLFVHCCHCRWCQRESGASFALNAMIEADRVLLLAGEPELIDTPSESGRGQKIARCPHCRLALWSHYSGAGPMVSFVRVGTLDDPDHLPPDIHIFTASKQPWLVLPANIPAVPEYYDRDRYWPAASLARRAILLARNTGASAS; encoded by the coding sequence ATGCCTGCCAGCACACATTACCCCTTGCCGGGCGGCTGCGATTGCCGCCGCGTTCGCTATCAGTTGCAGACAGCGCCGCTGTTTGTCCACTGCTGTCACTGCCGTTGGTGTCAACGCGAAAGTGGCGCCTCGTTTGCCTTGAATGCGATGATCGAGGCCGATCGGGTCCTGCTTCTGGCGGGGGAACCGGAACTCATCGACACACCATCGGAAAGCGGCAGGGGCCAGAAGATTGCCCGTTGTCCGCATTGCCGGTTGGCACTTTGGAGTCATTACTCCGGTGCCGGCCCGATGGTCAGTTTTGTCCGAGTCGGCACCTTGGATGATCCGGATCATCTGCCACCTGACATTCATATTTTTACCGCGTCGAAACAGCCCTGGCTGGTGCTTCCGGCAAATATTCCCGCTGTGCCGGAATACTATGACCGTGATCGCTATTGGCCGGCAGCGAGTCTGGCGCGCCGCGCTATCTTGCTGGCACGCAATACCGGTGCGTCGGCGTCTTGA
- a CDS encoding M28 family metallopeptidase, with protein sequence MAAASHADAGKELISSQRILDHIKVLASDAFEGRGPGTVGEEKTVAYLSEQFKAAGAMPGNPDGSWVQNVPLVGIRSTPSWSFEGCASELKLSAPDEYVAWTTQVKPQVEIKASDLVFVGYGVVAPEYGWDDYKGLDVKGKTLVMLVNDPAIPDPTDPSKLDSNMFKGKAMTYYGRWTYKYEIAAAKGAAGAIIVHETGPASYPYEVVRNNGVGENMTLKPTDGNAGDVPMRSWIREDKARALLKGCGQDFDALKAAALKKDFKPVPLATKLTASISNSLREMQSKNVVALVPGADKHHKDEYVVYTAHWDHLGKTEEGGQTHIFNGAVDNASGVAALIEMARTFAADKKALRRSVLFVAVTAEEKGLLGSKYYADNPLYPLKKTVANLNIDSMQPWGKTRDIQVVGYGQTTIEDLIEHNAELQGRHVTPDSRPESGGYFRSDHFNLVKKGVPAAFLEGGEDVIGKPEGYGEQKGKEYGSHDYHKEDDDIKPDWDIAGFGQDAELYYLVGRDLARDLKNVDFKPGSEFKAVREQLLKN encoded by the coding sequence ATGGCGGCTGCCAGCCATGCCGACGCTGGCAAAGAGCTGATTTCTTCGCAGCGCATTCTCGACCATATCAAGGTGCTGGCTTCCGATGCGTTCGAGGGCCGCGGCCCCGGCACCGTCGGCGAGGAGAAAACCGTTGCTTACTTGAGCGAGCAGTTCAAGGCTGCCGGCGCCATGCCCGGAAATCCAGATGGCAGTTGGGTGCAGAACGTGCCGCTGGTCGGCATCCGCAGTACGCCAAGCTGGAGCTTCGAAGGTTGCGCCAGCGAACTGAAACTGTCGGCGCCGGATGAATACGTTGCCTGGACAACGCAGGTCAAGCCGCAAGTCGAGATCAAAGCCTCGGATCTGGTTTTCGTTGGTTACGGCGTGGTTGCGCCGGAATACGGTTGGGACGATTACAAAGGGCTGGACGTCAAAGGCAAAACGCTGGTGATGCTGGTGAATGATCCGGCGATTCCGGATCCGACGGACCCGAGTAAGCTCGACAGCAACATGTTCAAAGGTAAGGCCATGACCTACTACGGTCGCTGGACTTACAAATACGAAATCGCTGCTGCAAAAGGCGCTGCCGGCGCCATCATCGTGCACGAAACCGGGCCGGCTTCGTACCCTTACGAGGTGGTGCGCAACAACGGCGTCGGTGAAAACATGACCCTGAAGCCAACCGACGGCAACGCCGGTGATGTGCCGATGCGTTCCTGGATACGCGAAGACAAAGCCCGCGCCTTGCTGAAGGGCTGTGGTCAGGATTTCGATGCGCTGAAGGCGGCGGCACTGAAGAAAGATTTCAAGCCGGTGCCATTGGCGACCAAGCTCACCGCCAGCATCAGCAACAGCCTGCGGGAAATGCAATCGAAAAACGTGGTGGCGCTGGTGCCAGGGGCGGACAAACATCACAAAGATGAGTATGTGGTTTACACCGCGCACTGGGATCATCTCGGTAAAACCGAGGAGGGCGGCCAGACCCATATTTTCAATGGCGCGGTCGACAATGCTTCCGGTGTGGCGGCCTTGATTGAAATGGCACGCACTTTCGCCGCCGACAAAAAAGCGCTGAGGCGCAGCGTATTGTTTGTCGCGGTGACAGCGGAAGAGAAAGGTCTGCTCGGTTCCAAATACTATGCCGACAATCCGCTTTATCCGCTGAAGAAAACCGTGGCCAACCTGAACATCGATTCGATGCAGCCGTGGGGCAAGACTCGGGACATTCAGGTGGTCGGTTACGGTCAAACCACCATCGAAGACTTGATTGAACACAACGCCGAACTGCAGGGCCGCCATGTCACACCGGATAGCCGGCCGGAAAGTGGTGGCTATTTCCGCTCCGACCATTTCAATCTGGTCAAGAAAGGTGTGCCGGCGGCCTTTTTGGAAGGTGGCGAAGACGTGATCGGCAAGCCGGAAGGTTACGGTGAGCAGAAAGGCAAAGAATACGGCTCACACGATTATCACAAGGAAGATGACGACATCAAACCGGATTGGGATATCGCCGGATTTGGTCAGGATGCCGAGCTGTACTATCTGGTTGGCCGTGATCTGGCCCGCGATTTGAAAAATGTCGATTTCAAACCGGGTTCGGAATTCAAGGCAGTCCGGGAGCAGCTGCTGAAAAATTGA
- a CDS encoding HDOD domain-containing protein, whose amino-acid sequence MRTSKLTLQQEQQEWSDRLQQDLRLQRLQLPSLPEITQRLREAVADRNISVRALAQVLSAEPVLVAKLMQAASASWIGLEPPANLEVAITRIGMQSVRGIVYNYCLSKLFKERQTGPLRDELRKIWQRATLTAACAQMLASKLALENSHALLAGMMHNIGALPILSLFGQQRELAGRIDLMKLLLASDQALLGEAILQHWQMPDDVIAVPRGLAHEGDADSPVTVDVIRLALELAKWQEVPNSTVPAIDNFPPAQRLHVDRRKLEPWLTQSRKEIQSFLQMLQN is encoded by the coding sequence ATGAGAACTTCGAAGCTAACCCTGCAGCAGGAACAACAGGAATGGAGTGACCGGCTGCAGCAGGATCTGCGGCTGCAGCGACTGCAGTTGCCGAGCCTGCCGGAAATCACTCAGCGTCTGCGTGAAGCCGTGGCCGACCGTAATATTTCGGTGCGGGCATTGGCGCAAGTGTTGTCCGCCGAACCGGTGCTGGTGGCCAAGCTGATGCAAGCGGCCAGCGCCTCGTGGATCGGTTTGGAGCCGCCCGCCAATCTTGAAGTCGCGATCACGCGCATCGGCATGCAAAGCGTGCGCGGCATTGTCTACAACTATTGTCTGTCCAAATTGTTCAAGGAGCGGCAAACCGGTCCGCTGCGCGATGAGCTGCGCAAGATCTGGCAGCGCGCCACCTTGACCGCTGCCTGCGCGCAGATGCTGGCCAGCAAACTGGCGCTGGAAAACAGTCACGCCTTGCTGGCGGGCATGATGCACAACATCGGCGCCTTGCCGATTTTGTCGCTGTTTGGCCAGCAACGAGAATTGGCCGGCCGCATCGATTTGATGAAACTCTTGCTGGCCAGTGATCAGGCGCTGCTCGGCGAAGCCATTTTGCAGCACTGGCAGATGCCGGACGATGTCATCGCGGTGCCACGCGGATTGGCGCACGAAGGTGATGCCGACTCACCGGTGACGGTTGATGTCATCCGGCTGGCACTGGAACTGGCCAAGTGGCAGGAAGTGCCCAATTCGACAGTGCCGGCAATCGACAATTTTCCGCCGGCGCAGCGGCTGCATGTCGACCGCCGCAAACTGGAGCCGTGGCTGACGCAATCGCGCAAGGAGATTCAGTCGTTCCTCCAGATGCTGCAGAATTGA
- a CDS encoding tyrosine-type recombinase/integrase, which translates to MFKVETVIAPSGERMLLLVHPETQQPLLLPLLYLSLQRRYVRFKTLRRDALALKLFYRWCYEVSHDVIDLELLLAQGQLPAPRQLEAFSRWLRVRTRYELTNDEAAIVLLSASAKPLTPETLQNYLGAIQAFLLWCLRRYLPPVPQLIHAGAIYEALDEQLQSLFKGMQVRGKSPVLVTGLDEDSVVALCALVRPDHPQNPFRPQLRLRNALIVELLLATGLRRGELLKLKTNDIGRDIEGSCFVRVAIHRDDPTDLRRNEPGQKTGPRVVAIPPVLYDSLIQYIQHERRPRRKGRPIKLSQTYLFLSERGRPLAEGQVNYLLQVLGKQLDCHVRPHQLRHTFCHNFLAYCTQEAGLTHESGQDQLRVLCGWSMTSTMPQRYTQKFLQEQADHHNLARQRIAKEAQ; encoded by the coding sequence ATGTTTAAAGTCGAGACTGTCATAGCTCCGAGCGGCGAGCGCATGTTGCTCCTGGTGCATCCCGAAACCCAGCAACCACTATTGCTGCCTCTGCTCTATCTATCCCTACAACGCCGCTACGTTCGTTTTAAGACCTTGCGCCGAGACGCGCTGGCTTTGAAGCTATTTTACCGTTGGTGCTACGAAGTCAGTCATGACGTTATCGATCTCGAGTTGCTACTGGCTCAGGGCCAACTACCGGCACCACGTCAACTGGAAGCCTTTTCCCGATGGCTCCGGGTCAGGACTCGTTACGAGCTGACAAATGACGAAGCAGCTATCGTGCTGCTGTCTGCATCGGCCAAGCCACTGACACCGGAGACCCTGCAGAATTATCTCGGTGCCATACAAGCCTTCTTGCTGTGGTGTCTGCGTCGTTATCTGCCCCCTGTTCCACAACTGATTCACGCTGGCGCTATCTATGAGGCGCTCGACGAGCAACTTCAGTCACTCTTTAAGGGGATGCAGGTGCGCGGAAAAAGCCCTGTGCTAGTGACCGGCCTCGATGAAGATAGCGTAGTTGCGCTCTGTGCGTTAGTACGGCCCGATCATCCTCAAAATCCGTTTCGCCCGCAGTTGCGGCTGCGAAATGCATTGATCGTGGAACTGTTATTGGCAACCGGTCTTCGACGCGGCGAACTACTCAAGCTCAAGACCAATGATATTGGCCGAGACATTGAGGGTAGCTGTTTTGTCCGTGTCGCGATCCACCGCGATGACCCTACCGATCTCCGACGCAATGAGCCGGGTCAGAAAACAGGCCCCAGAGTTGTGGCCATTCCACCAGTCCTGTACGACAGTCTCATTCAATACATTCAACACGAACGTCGACCCCGCCGTAAAGGGCGCCCAATCAAGCTGTCACAAACCTATCTGTTCTTATCCGAGCGCGGCCGGCCGCTCGCTGAAGGACAAGTCAATTACCTATTGCAGGTGTTGGGAAAGCAATTGGATTGCCATGTGCGTCCACATCAACTGCGTCACACCTTTTGCCACAACTTCCTTGCCTACTGCACTCAGGAAGCAGGCCTGACGCATGAGTCGGGTCAAGATCAGCTGCGAGTGCTGTGTGGCTGGTCGATGACATCGACGATGCCGCAACGCTACACGCAAAAATTCCTGCAAGAACAAGCCGACCACCACAATCTCGCGCGCCAGCGCATTGCCAAAGAAGCCCAGTAA
- a CDS encoding site-specific integrase — protein sequence MRNLMQHYVIHRLTISAPRTGVMAGRFLLQFQDEIAQWPTAAEANFIELAIRTTKTQHIFLRNFYRFALRQQAPGFIRPMLRVLETIKHLPPLQLVDSRARHRSLNPAEERKLIDSFNTTPSLESNSLRNECLLQICWELGLRPTQIRGLEERHLIFTQTPAGSYFAVDALRAKQRHVNRAYKRRAISNELGEKLLLLIVQNRLLYGSGGSELPLFRTRLNAAGRRLPSKNFAKRMAHDTLAVAIATTLCQRVGKGRTANTLRHHMAQKLADLGAPAEVIAELLDHSSLSSVLVYVRARSDIASIKTRALGLNPEYGELLGWLSGRSPIPRTSTAPAAEVIQGVVANRYIGNIGLCALPAPNRCPKNPVYACYGCQDFTPFVDGDHAAVATAMAAEHLQLLAGSGNTVNPIAVQNEHPIAVARAVQTLCDTLRKAAR from the coding sequence ATGAGAAACCTGATGCAACACTATGTCATTCATCGGCTCACCATATCTGCGCCAAGAACAGGAGTGATGGCGGGCCGCTTTCTGCTGCAGTTTCAGGATGAGATTGCTCAGTGGCCAACCGCTGCCGAAGCTAACTTCATTGAGCTGGCAATACGAACAACCAAAACACAGCACATATTCCTACGTAACTTCTACCGGTTCGCATTGCGACAGCAAGCACCAGGATTCATCCGCCCCATGCTCCGCGTGCTGGAGACAATAAAGCATCTGCCTCCCCTGCAACTAGTCGATTCACGCGCTCGACACCGTTCGCTCAATCCTGCGGAAGAGCGGAAACTCATTGATAGCTTCAATACCACCCCATCTCTGGAATCAAATAGCTTGCGTAATGAGTGCCTGTTGCAAATCTGCTGGGAACTTGGACTACGCCCAACTCAGATCCGAGGATTGGAGGAGCGCCATCTCATATTCACCCAAACCCCGGCCGGGAGTTACTTCGCGGTTGACGCGCTGCGCGCGAAACAGCGGCATGTCAACCGAGCCTACAAACGGCGCGCAATCAGCAATGAACTTGGCGAAAAACTGTTGCTGCTAATTGTGCAGAACCGGCTGCTCTATGGTAGTGGCGGCTCAGAACTACCTCTGTTCCGCACCAGACTCAATGCTGCGGGAAGGAGACTGCCGAGCAAGAACTTCGCCAAGCGGATGGCCCACGACACGTTGGCAGTCGCAATAGCGACAACGCTATGTCAACGAGTTGGCAAAGGACGCACCGCCAATACCCTGAGACATCACATGGCGCAGAAGCTCGCCGATCTAGGCGCACCAGCCGAGGTCATTGCAGAGCTTTTGGATCACTCCAGTCTGAGTAGCGTGTTGGTCTATGTTCGGGCCCGCTCCGACATCGCAAGTATCAAGACTCGCGCGTTGGGGTTAAATCCAGAATACGGTGAATTACTGGGGTGGCTAAGTGGCAGATCACCTATTCCCCGCACATCAACGGCACCAGCCGCCGAAGTGATCCAAGGTGTAGTCGCCAACCGCTATATTGGCAACATCGGTCTGTGCGCACTTCCCGCACCAAACCGATGCCCCAAAAACCCCGTTTACGCCTGCTACGGTTGCCAGGATTTCACGCCGTTTGTCGATGGCGATCACGCTGCGGTGGCGACCGCTATGGCAGCCGAGCACCTCCAGCTACTGGCGGGTTCAGGTAATACGGTCAATCCGATCGCGGTACAAAACGAGCACCCCATTGCAGTGGCACGCGCAGTGCAAACGCTTTGCGACACGCTCCGAAAGGCCGCGCGATGA
- a CDS encoding ArsR/SmtB family transcription factor: MNDTRTLKDTLYGQVARLGKAMSSPKRLELLELLCQGEKPVELLAEQASISVKLASAHLKELRIARLVDVRPDGQRRLYRLSAPDVAAFWVTSRTLAESRLTELQVAMQSLLATPDELMPFTGASLLAQAERGEVLVLDVRPTQEYDTSHLPFAQSMPLADLKRRLAELPADRPIVAYCRGPFCLMALDAVALLREHGREAFRLDDGVAEWRAKGLPLAG, translated from the coding sequence ATGAACGATACCCGTACGCTCAAAGACACCCTCTACGGCCAAGTCGCCCGCTTGGGGAAAGCCATGTCCAGCCCGAAACGGCTGGAGCTGCTGGAGTTGCTGTGCCAAGGCGAGAAGCCGGTCGAGCTGCTAGCAGAACAGGCGTCCATCAGCGTCAAGCTGGCCAGCGCCCACCTGAAGGAGCTCCGGATTGCTCGGTTGGTCGATGTGCGGCCGGATGGTCAGCGTCGGCTTTACCGGCTCAGCGCGCCCGATGTTGCGGCGTTCTGGGTGACGAGCCGGACGCTTGCGGAAAGTCGACTGACCGAATTGCAAGTGGCCATGCAGTCCTTGCTGGCAACACCGGATGAGTTGATGCCGTTTACCGGTGCCTCGCTGTTGGCACAGGCCGAACGAGGCGAAGTGCTGGTGCTGGATGTGCGACCAACGCAGGAATACGACACCAGCCATTTGCCGTTTGCCCAATCGATGCCGCTGGCGGATTTGAAACGGCGATTGGCCGAACTGCCCGCTGACCGCCCCATTGTTGCCTATTGCCGCGGACCGTTTTGTTTGATGGCACTCGACGCGGTAGCGCTGCTACGTGAGCACGGTCGCGAAGCATTCCGGTTGGATGATGGTGTCGCCGAGTGGCGCGCCAAAGGCTTGCCATTGGCCGGCTAA
- a CDS encoding DsrE/DsrF/TusD sulfur relay family protein, with protein MKALFVLNDAAYGSEHTYNTLRWAGAMAKLPDSEVKIFLFGDAVLCAKAGQQVPEGFYNLQLMLDKLLATHDGNAVGVCSSCLNARGISDAELMAGAHRSSLTELCEWTAWADKVMVI; from the coding sequence ATGAAAGCGCTATTTGTTCTGAATGATGCCGCCTATGGCAGCGAACACACCTACAACACGCTGCGCTGGGCCGGTGCGATGGCCAAGCTACCGGACAGTGAAGTGAAAATATTTTTGTTTGGTGACGCGGTGCTTTGCGCCAAAGCCGGTCAGCAAGTGCCGGAAGGTTTCTACAACCTGCAACTGATGCTCGACAAGCTACTAGCTACCCATGACGGCAATGCCGTCGGTGTTTGCAGTAGTTGCCTGAATGCCCGCGGCATTAGCGATGCGGAATTGATGGCAGGCGCTCATCGTAGCTCACTGACTGAATTGTGCGAGTGGACGGCCTGGGCCGACAAAGTCATGGTGATTTAG
- a CDS encoding MBL fold metallo-hydrolase has protein sequence MFFQQLHSKDASLSYFFGCGGLGKAVAVDVVAGDEDWFIEQAKAANVEISYVIDTHLHADHYSGGAELARRTAAPYCLHQSAADVVSFPFTALHDGEVLSIGNVSLQILHTPGHTPESMCLLVTDRRRGDEPWFVLTGDTLFVGAVGRPDLAGREAEMAGLLFDSLQRKLLPLPDAIEIYPGHKAGSLCGAGLSGKPASTLGFERRWNTMLGVATREQFIAELLPTIPLKPALMAQMLARNCGLASASAP, from the coding sequence ATGTTCTTTCAGCAATTACACAGCAAGGATGCCTCACTGTCGTATTTTTTTGGCTGTGGCGGCTTGGGCAAAGCCGTCGCAGTGGACGTGGTGGCTGGCGATGAGGACTGGTTCATTGAGCAGGCGAAAGCGGCAAATGTCGAAATCAGTTATGTCATCGATACCCATTTGCACGCGGATCACTATTCGGGCGGCGCCGAGCTCGCTCGCCGCACGGCAGCCCCGTATTGCCTGCATCAGTCCGCTGCAGACGTCGTCAGTTTTCCATTCACTGCCTTGCACGACGGTGAGGTGCTGAGCATCGGCAATGTCTCCCTGCAGATCTTGCATACGCCAGGTCATACCCCAGAAAGCATGTGCCTGCTGGTAACCGACCGACGCCGTGGTGATGAACCCTGGTTTGTGCTGACGGGCGATACACTGTTTGTCGGCGCCGTAGGCCGGCCCGATCTGGCGGGGCGAGAAGCCGAGATGGCGGGCCTTTTGTTTGACTCCTTGCAACGAAAACTGTTGCCGTTGCCGGACGCCATCGAAATCTACCCGGGCCACAAAGCGGGCAGCCTGTGCGGTGCCGGGCTCTCTGGCAAGCCTGCATCAACGCTGGGGTTTGAACGGCGCTGGAACACGATGCTCGGAGTGGCCACACGCGAGCAATTTATTGCTGAACTGCTACCGACGATCCCACTCAAGCCGGCGCTGATGGCGCAGATGCTCGCGCGCAATTGTGGGCTTGCTTCCGCTTCGGCGCCGTGA
- a CDS encoding MFS transporter: MTSTLTPSAGEPIRHGLRENWQQFSLLVLINAFVGAMIGMERSILPLLAEQEFAVLAHTAMLSFIAVFGISKAITNYLAGHFSDRSGRKTILVIGWWIAAPVPFLLMWAPSWAWILFANVLLGISQGLTWSTTIIMKIDLVGAKNRGLAMGLNEFAGYIAVGLAALATGWVAGHYGLRPQPFYMGIAFVALGLLLSTLLIRETKPYADLEVAGHGDSQPAIALSAREIFRQASWRDRRLFAINQAGLVNNLNDGMAWGLFPVLFAAAHLKLTEIGLLAALYPIVWGISQIFTGPASDRFGRRGLIVGGMWTQAVGIAIVAVSVQVAWLISGLFLLGVGTAMVYPTLIAAIGDIAHPSWRGSAIGVYRFWRDSGYAIGALLSGLIADGFGVQAAVIAVAILTFLSGVTSARLLPR; encoded by the coding sequence GTGACTTCCACGCTTACGCCATCCGCGGGCGAGCCCATTCGGCACGGCCTGCGCGAGAACTGGCAACAATTTTCCCTGCTGGTGCTAATCAACGCGTTTGTTGGCGCGATGATCGGCATGGAGCGCAGCATTTTGCCGCTGTTGGCCGAGCAAGAGTTTGCGGTGCTAGCGCATACCGCAATGCTGTCGTTCATCGCCGTATTTGGCATCAGCAAAGCCATTACAAACTATCTGGCCGGTCATTTTTCTGATCGTAGCGGTCGCAAAACCATACTGGTCATCGGTTGGTGGATTGCAGCACCGGTACCGTTCTTGCTGATGTGGGCACCGAGCTGGGCGTGGATCTTGTTTGCCAACGTCTTGCTGGGGATCAGCCAAGGGCTGACCTGGTCAACCACGATCATCATGAAAATCGATCTCGTCGGCGCGAAAAATCGCGGCCTCGCGATGGGCTTGAACGAGTTCGCCGGCTACATCGCTGTCGGTCTTGCGGCGCTGGCGACCGGCTGGGTCGCCGGGCATTACGGCTTGCGGCCACAACCGTTCTATATGGGCATCGCATTTGTCGCGCTGGGCCTGCTGTTGTCAACGTTGCTGATACGCGAAACCAAACCGTACGCCGATCTTGAAGTCGCTGGTCACGGAGATTCACAACCCGCAATCGCGTTGTCCGCACGTGAGATTTTCCGGCAGGCATCGTGGCGCGACCGCCGTTTGTTTGCCATCAATCAGGCTGGGCTCGTCAACAATTTGAACGACGGCATGGCTTGGGGTTTGTTTCCGGTATTGTTCGCCGCCGCGCATCTCAAACTCACTGAGATCGGTTTGTTAGCGGCGCTGTACCCCATCGTCTGGGGCATCAGTCAGATCTTCACGGGGCCGGCATCGGACCGCTTTGGTCGACGCGGACTGATCGTGGGCGGCATGTGGACGCAAGCGGTCGGTATTGCGATCGTTGCCGTATCTGTTCAAGTAGCATGGCTAATCTCAGGGCTTTTCCTGCTTGGTGTCGGCACGGCAATGGTGTACCCGACCTTGATTGCTGCTATCGGCGACATTGCCCACCCCAGTTGGCGCGGCAGCGCCATCGGTGTTTATCGCTTCTGGCGTGACAGTGGTTACGCCATTGGTGCACTGCTGTCCGGATTGATTGCCGATGGCTTTGGTGTGCAAGCGGCAGTGATTGCGGTGGCGATACTAACGTTTCTGTCAGGCGTCACCAGTGCCCGGCTGTTGCCGCGCTAA
- a CDS encoding HupE/UreJ family protein yields the protein MSSNCSYWKKIGPVLALLLLALAGTAWGHGVADADKAFIQQSSGVQFVAFLYLGAKHMITGYDHLLFLFGVIFFLYRVKDVGLYVTLFALGHSITLLLGVLLQWQVNAYLIDAIIGFSVVYKALDNLGAWQQWFGVQPDTRAAVLIFGLFHGMGLATKLQEFALAGDGLVSNLIAFNLGVEVGQFLALCGILIAMAAWRLSSNFSRHAFAANTVLMSAGFLLMGYQLIGYFYIS from the coding sequence ATGAGTTCAAATTGTTCTTACTGGAAGAAAATAGGCCCAGTCTTGGCTTTGTTGCTGCTGGCACTGGCAGGCACTGCTTGGGGCCATGGCGTCGCCGATGCCGACAAGGCCTTTATCCAGCAAAGCAGCGGTGTGCAGTTTGTGGCGTTCCTTTACCTCGGCGCCAAGCACATGATCACCGGCTACGATCATCTGCTGTTTCTGTTCGGGGTGATTTTCTTCCTGTATCGAGTGAAAGACGTTGGCCTGTACGTCACCCTGTTCGCGCTGGGTCATAGCATCACCTTGCTGCTGGGTGTGCTGCTGCAGTGGCAAGTGAATGCCTATCTGATCGACGCCATCATCGGCTTTTCGGTGGTCTACAAGGCGCTCGACAATCTGGGCGCCTGGCAGCAATGGTTCGGTGTGCAACCGGATACGCGCGCCGCCGTCCTGATCTTCGGCTTGTTTCACGGTATGGGGCTGGCGACCAAGCTGCAAGAATTCGCCCTAGCCGGCGACGGCCTGGTCAGCAATCTGATTGCCTTCAATCTAGGCGTCGAGGTTGGTCAGTTTCTGGCACTGTGCGGCATCTTGATCGCAATGGCGGCTTGGCGACTGAGCTCAAACTTTTCTCGGCACGCATTCGCCGCCAACACCGTGCTGATGAGCGCAGGATTTCTGCTGATGGGCTATCAGCTTATTGGCTATTTCTATATTTCCTGA